A DNA window from Tenuifilaceae bacterium CYCD contains the following coding sequences:
- a CDS encoding dipeptidase produces the protein MSKFHVLLLSFIAAIVQQSYAQSSIFDQVNDPYFGETCTSILVGKKASTDGSVITSHTCDGKYRTWVSVEKGQKFQNDTITSIYKGLLKTEFYGDTRNVTKVGEIPVAKETFTFLNTAYPCLNEKQLAMGETTITGAKELVNEKGMFQIEELQRIALQRCSTARDAILLIGTLIKQYGYGDWGECITIADKNEVWQMEIFGEGLDKVGGVWAAQRIPDDHVGISANISRISEINLKDKDHFLVSENVFEVARRLGLWDGNAPFKFWKAYGNNKKPYGIRDYFVLNALAPSQNLNMDMEELPFSVKPDKKVSVHDVIALYRETYEGTKYDMTQNMKYVRKKYNDKREVIGLDTVLSPIAHPWLTGNDRNLLNYLNDGTINFQRTVAVSWCSYSHIIQLRDWLPDDIGGLAWFSVDNPGQSPRIPIFSGITELPDYFNYCGQKRYREDALIWQYRKANKLATLAWQETKDEMMGEVNYFENKVANDTKSLEQLVLALIAEGKTDEAKKLITHYTRDITGATVLKWKEFEAYYWNKFGMGF, from the coding sequence ATGAGTAAATTTCATGTATTGCTTCTTTCGTTTATTGCTGCTATTGTTCAGCAATCTTATGCGCAAAGTAGTATCTTCGATCAGGTGAACGATCCTTACTTTGGTGAAACCTGCACCAGCATTCTGGTTGGCAAAAAAGCATCAACCGATGGTTCTGTAATTACAAGTCATACCTGTGATGGGAAGTACCGTACATGGGTTTCGGTCGAAAAGGGTCAGAAGTTCCAAAACGATACAATCACATCAATATATAAGGGATTGCTTAAAACTGAGTTTTATGGTGATACTAGAAATGTAACGAAGGTTGGTGAAATCCCTGTGGCTAAAGAAACATTTACTTTTTTGAATACTGCTTATCCATGTTTAAATGAGAAACAATTAGCTATGGGTGAAACCACAATTACAGGTGCTAAGGAGTTGGTTAACGAAAAAGGTATGTTTCAAATAGAGGAGCTTCAGCGAATTGCTTTGCAACGTTGCTCTACCGCTCGCGATGCTATTCTGTTAATTGGGACGTTGATTAAGCAGTATGGCTATGGAGATTGGGGCGAGTGCATTACCATTGCTGATAAGAATGAGGTTTGGCAGATGGAGATTTTTGGCGAAGGCCTCGATAAGGTTGGTGGAGTGTGGGCTGCCCAGCGTATTCCCGATGATCACGTCGGAATATCTGCGAATATCTCAAGAATTTCCGAGATTAATCTAAAAGACAAGGATCATTTTCTGGTATCGGAGAATGTGTTTGAGGTTGCAAGGCGGTTAGGTCTTTGGGATGGTAATGCGCCTTTTAAATTCTGGAAAGCGTATGGAAATAATAAAAAACCTTATGGCATTCGCGATTACTTTGTACTTAACGCTTTGGCGCCATCGCAAAATTTAAATATGGATATGGAAGAGTTGCCTTTTTCTGTTAAGCCTGACAAAAAAGTATCGGTTCACGATGTAATTGCTCTATACCGAGAAACATATGAGGGTACAAAGTACGATATGACTCAGAATATGAAATATGTTCGTAAAAAGTACAACGATAAGCGTGAGGTTATTGGTCTGGATACAGTCTTATCGCCAATTGCTCATCCTTGGTTAACTGGTAATGATAGAAATTTACTGAACTACCTAAACGATGGCACAATTAACTTTCAACGCACAGTGGCTGTATCGTGGTGTTCGTATTCGCACATTATTCAGTTAAGGGACTGGCTGCCCGATGATATTGGCGGCTTGGCATGGTTCTCGGTCGACAATCCAGGGCAAAGCCCACGTATACCCATTTTCTCTGGTATAACAGAGTTGCCCGATTATTTCAACTATTGCGGACAAAAACGGTACAGAGAGGATGCCTTGATATGGCAGTATCGCAAGGCGAATAAATTGGCAACCTTGGCATGGCAGGAAACTAAGGATGAAATGATGGGTGAGGTGAACTATTTCGAGAATAAGGTGGCAAATGATACAAAGAGTCTAGAACAGCTGGTGCTAGCGTTGATAGCGGAAGGGAAAACTGACGAGGCAAAAAAACTTATTACGCATTACACGCGCGATATCACAGGTGCAACGGTGTTAAAGTGGAAGGAATTTGAAGCGTACTACTGGAATAAGTTTGGAATGGGATTTTAG
- a CDS encoding aspartate ammonia-lyase, whose product MRKESDYLGSREIPDKALYGIHSLRAQENFPDSSAFHKEWYQAMGLVKQVCYMTYMEFAHAAQSDKELQQKNLNFIPADILDSLISSAIEVHDGEYFNHFIVPAIQGGAGTSINMNVNEIIANASLLKLGFKIGDYSKIDPIEHANIFQSTNDVVPTALRIAAVRLLVLLEESINNTRAGFENLEKNHRNSLRIGYTQMQAAVPSSYAQLFSTYSEALSRDWWRVSKCFERIKVVNLGGGAIGTGVGTPRYFVMEVAKHLQMLTGFPFTRSENLNDATANLDSFVEVHAILKAHVVNLEKMVSDLRLLASDIAENSISIPKQQVGSSIMPGKVNPVIPEFVISVAHRVYANDMTISALAAQGTLDLNAYIPTIGHALLDSVKLLIAANKTLAQNLIHGVEVDVEKSKHKLFSNPSITTALLPFIGFNKAAILATEMRQSKVDIFEANKKLKLLDESKLQEIVKPENLLKLGYSLREI is encoded by the coding sequence ATGCGTAAAGAGTCCGACTACCTTGGTTCAAGAGAAATCCCCGATAAAGCACTTTACGGAATACACTCCTTAAGGGCTCAGGAAAATTTTCCTGATAGCAGTGCATTCCACAAGGAGTGGTATCAAGCAATGGGATTGGTTAAGCAGGTTTGCTACATGACCTATATGGAGTTTGCCCATGCAGCACAAAGCGACAAGGAGTTACAACAAAAAAACTTAAATTTCATTCCGGCTGATATTTTAGACTCATTGATTTCATCAGCAATAGAGGTTCATGATGGCGAATATTTCAATCACTTTATTGTTCCCGCAATTCAGGGCGGTGCAGGAACAAGCATCAACATGAATGTGAATGAGATTATTGCTAATGCATCGTTACTTAAGTTAGGTTTCAAAATTGGTGATTATTCAAAAATTGATCCTATTGAGCATGCAAACATATTCCAATCCACTAACGATGTTGTTCCTACAGCATTAAGGATTGCTGCTGTCCGTCTATTAGTTCTTTTGGAGGAATCGATTAACAATACCCGTGCGGGATTTGAGAACCTAGAAAAAAATCATAGAAATTCTTTACGAATAGGCTACACACAAATGCAGGCTGCAGTGCCATCGTCGTACGCACAACTATTTAGCACTTATAGCGAAGCGCTTTCGCGCGATTGGTGGCGAGTATCAAAATGTTTTGAACGAATTAAGGTTGTAAACCTCGGTGGAGGAGCAATCGGAACTGGCGTTGGCACTCCACGTTACTTTGTCATGGAGGTAGCAAAGCATTTGCAAATGCTTACAGGTTTTCCATTTACTAGAAGCGAGAACCTAAACGATGCAACAGCCAATTTGGACTCGTTTGTTGAAGTTCATGCCATACTAAAAGCACACGTTGTAAATCTCGAGAAGATGGTTTCGGATTTGAGGCTATTGGCTTCCGATATTGCCGAGAACTCAATCTCAATTCCTAAGCAACAGGTTGGTAGCTCAATAATGCCAGGCAAGGTTAATCCGGTTATTCCTGAATTTGTAATTAGCGTGGCACACAGGGTATATGCAAACGATATGACCATATCAGCATTGGCAGCGCAGGGAACTTTGGATTTAAACGCATACATTCCAACCATTGGACATGCCTTGCTCGATTCTGTTAAATTACTGATAGCTGCAAATAAAACTTTGGCACAGAATTTAATTCATGGTGTTGAGGTTGATGTAGAGAAGTCGAAGCATAAACTCTTTAGCAATCCATCAATAACAACAGCACTGCTGCCATTTATTGGATTTAATAAGGCTGCAATACTTGCCACAGAAATGCGTCAGTCAAAGGTTGATATTTTTGAGGCGAACAAAAAGTTAAAACTACTAGATGAAAGCAAGTTACAGGAAATTGTTAAGCCTGAGAACCTTTTGAAACTAGGATATTCGTTAAGAGAGATCTAA
- a CDS encoding glutamine cyclotransferase: MKLNNLAILLIGLIVGCSNGSTEQSTATQNQPAEKPIHLIRFDSPVNGKIFTVGDPIQLNIKLVDSNVQPDSIILFINEKMITKLLNLSYEFSTKDFGLGTLNIRATAWKNGQRQTAAVSVILKTNIVPQKQTYRVVKTFSHDPNAYTQGLFVHDGFLYEGTGQNGSSSLRKVELATGKVLQSANLNQEYFGEGIALLNGKIYQLTWTSGIGFVYELESFKKLNSFNYATQGWGLTTNGTDLIMSDGSNIIYFMEPDGFSEVRRIEVFDNNGSVRNINELEYIDEKIWANIYTTDRVVVIDPQTGVVVSEIDFSKILKDSDRTGHEDVLNGIAYDSTNKRLYVTGKNWPKLFQVEIVSK; this comes from the coding sequence ATGAAACTAAATAATCTTGCAATTTTGCTTATTGGATTAATAGTCGGATGTAGTAATGGTAGCACCGAACAATCAACCGCAACTCAAAATCAACCAGCAGAAAAACCCATCCATCTAATTCGCTTCGACTCGCCAGTAAACGGTAAAATTTTCACGGTTGGCGACCCCATCCAACTCAACATAAAACTAGTTGATAGTAACGTCCAACCAGACTCCATCATTCTTTTCATCAATGAGAAAATGATAACCAAACTGTTAAATCTCTCCTATGAATTCTCCACTAAAGATTTTGGGCTAGGAACTCTAAACATCCGAGCCACAGCATGGAAAAATGGCCAGCGCCAAACGGCTGCCGTTTCGGTAATACTAAAAACGAATATAGTTCCGCAAAAACAAACCTATAGAGTTGTAAAAACATTCAGCCACGATCCCAATGCATATACTCAAGGACTATTTGTTCATGATGGTTTTCTATACGAAGGAACTGGGCAAAATGGATCATCAAGTTTACGCAAGGTTGAACTAGCAACGGGTAAAGTGTTACAGAGTGCCAATCTCAACCAAGAGTACTTTGGCGAAGGAATTGCACTGCTGAATGGCAAAATTTACCAGCTAACTTGGACAAGCGGTATTGGCTTCGTTTACGAGCTGGAATCGTTTAAGAAACTTAACTCGTTTAACTATGCTACTCAAGGCTGGGGATTAACAACCAATGGTACAGATCTGATCATGAGCGATGGCTCCAACATCATCTATTTCATGGAGCCCGATGGATTCTCCGAAGTTCGAAGAATTGAAGTTTTTGACAACAATGGATCTGTCAGAAACATAAACGAGTTGGAGTATATTGATGAAAAAATCTGGGCTAATATTTACACCACGGATAGGGTCGTTGTGATTGATCCTCAAACTGGAGTTGTAGTTTCTGAAATTGATTTTTCAAAGATTCTTAAAGACTCCGACAGGACTGGCCATGAGGATGTTTTGAATGGAATTGCTTACGATTCAACAAATAAACGGCTCTATGTAACTGGCAAAAACTGGCCAAAATTATTTCAAGTGGAAATTGTTAGTAAGTAA
- a CDS encoding cytochrome d ubiquinol oxidase subunit I — translation MEHFDLSLVNWSRAQFALTAMYHWVFVPLTLGLAFIIAFMETLYYKTGDEEWKRITKFWMTLFGINFAIGVATGIILEFEFGTNWSNYSWFVGDIFGAPLAIEGIMAFFMESTFIAVMFFGWNKVSKKFHLISTWLVALGANLSALWILVANAWMQYPAGMHFNPDTARNEMHNFWEVLFSPVAINKFLHTISSGYVLAAIFVVGISAWFILKGRHQLLAKRSIIIASVFGLITSIFVALTGDGSAYEVAQKQPMKLAAMEGLYKGQEKAPLVVIGALTPNKHYDDDKDPYIFTVEIPKMLSLLGYRNSDAFVPGVNDIINGGYTYIDKNGQEKVALSAEQKIARGKIAIKALADYNAAKDANDTAAVNYHRALLNDNFEYFGYGYLNDPKSIIPNVPLTFYSFRVMVGLGVLFIFFFALMLYLVYFKQFKINKWILRSSILMIPLAYIASQAGWIVAEVGRQPWVIQDILPTVAAVSRIDSSAVQITFFLFFIIFTALLIAELRIMFKQIKIGPKEGGK, via the coding sequence ATGGAACACTTCGACCTTTCGCTGGTCAACTGGTCGCGAGCGCAATTTGCTCTCACGGCAATGTATCATTGGGTTTTTGTTCCGTTAACCCTAGGACTAGCCTTTATCATTGCGTTTATGGAAACGCTTTACTACAAAACGGGCGACGAGGAGTGGAAACGAATCACCAAGTTTTGGATGACACTTTTCGGAATTAACTTTGCCATTGGCGTTGCAACAGGGATAATTCTTGAGTTTGAGTTTGGCACAAACTGGAGCAACTACTCTTGGTTTGTTGGCGACATTTTTGGTGCCCCACTTGCCATTGAGGGTATTATGGCTTTCTTCATGGAATCAACCTTTATTGCAGTAATGTTTTTTGGCTGGAATAAGGTTAGCAAAAAATTCCACTTGATTTCAACATGGCTAGTCGCACTAGGCGCAAATCTTTCGGCGCTATGGATCTTAGTGGCAAATGCATGGATGCAGTACCCTGCAGGTATGCACTTCAATCCTGACACCGCCCGTAACGAGATGCATAATTTCTGGGAAGTGCTATTTTCACCAGTTGCCATAAATAAATTCTTACACACCATATCGTCGGGATATGTTCTGGCTGCAATCTTTGTGGTTGGAATAAGTGCATGGTTTATCCTTAAAGGACGTCACCAATTGTTAGCCAAGCGCAGTATAATTATTGCTTCTGTTTTTGGATTAATTACCTCAATTTTTGTTGCATTAACAGGCGATGGTTCGGCTTATGAAGTTGCACAAAAGCAACCGATGAAATTAGCTGCAATGGAAGGGCTGTATAAAGGACAAGAAAAAGCTCCTTTAGTTGTAATTGGAGCGCTAACTCCCAATAAGCATTACGACGACGACAAAGATCCGTACATATTCACCGTCGAGATTCCTAAAATGCTCTCGTTGTTGGGCTACCGTAATAGCGATGCATTTGTTCCTGGAGTGAATGATATAATAAACGGGGGCTACACCTATATCGACAAAAATGGACAAGAAAAGGTAGCTCTTTCAGCAGAACAAAAAATTGCTCGTGGCAAAATTGCAATAAAAGCGTTGGCCGATTACAACGCAGCTAAAGATGCCAATGATACTGCTGCAGTAAACTACCACAGGGCATTGCTAAACGATAACTTTGAGTACTTCGGCTATGGATACCTTAACGATCCCAAAAGCATAATACCAAACGTTCCGCTAACATTCTACAGCTTTAGGGTGATGGTTGGTTTAGGTGTTCTTTTTATCTTCTTCTTTGCTTTAATGCTATATCTGGTTTACTTCAAACAGTTCAAGATAAACAAGTGGATTTTACGATCGTCGATTTTGATGATTCCGTTGGCTTATATTGCAAGTCAAGCAGGATGGATTGTTGCAGAAGTTGGCCGTCAACCTTGGGTTATTCAGGATATCCTGCCTACTGTTGCAGCGGTTTCACGCATCGATTCAAGTGCAGTGCAAATAACGTTCTTCCTTTTCTTTATAATCTTTACCGCTCTGCTTATTGCAGAGTTGCGCATAATGTTCAAGCAAATTAAAATAGGACCTAAAGAGGGAGGAAAATAG
- a CDS encoding cytochrome D ubiquinol oxidase subunit II, translating into MVDTTYIFLQHYWWFLISLLGALLVFLLFVQGGQTLIHTLGKTETERTMLINALGRKWEFTFTTLVTFGGAFFASFPLFYSTSFGGAYWVWMAILFCFIVQAIAYEYRSKPNNFLGQRTYEVFLFINGLLGTILLGTAVATFFTGSMFSVNKMNLTNVANPVISSWETPWHGLEAALNIHNLSLGLTVFFLARTLAILYFMNHVNHAAIFERSKKQLLYNALPFVVLFLTFTIWLLVREGFAVDPNNGTVFMEKYKYLHNLIQMPVVLVVFLAGVLLVLFGIAKSILSTYTKGIWFSGMGTVLTVLALLLIAGWNNTAYYPSTFNLQHSLTIFNSSSSKFTLTVMSIVSLLIPFVVVYIWYAWKSINVKQIDEDEMKSESHVY; encoded by the coding sequence ATGGTTGATACAACATATATCTTTCTGCAGCATTACTGGTGGTTTTTAATATCACTTTTGGGTGCACTATTAGTTTTTCTTCTGTTTGTTCAAGGTGGACAAACATTAATTCATACACTTGGAAAAACAGAGACTGAACGAACAATGCTTATTAATGCATTGGGGCGTAAGTGGGAGTTCACCTTCACAACACTGGTAACCTTTGGAGGGGCTTTCTTTGCATCGTTCCCATTGTTCTACTCTACAAGTTTTGGCGGAGCATACTGGGTGTGGATGGCTATACTGTTCTGCTTTATTGTTCAAGCAATTGCTTATGAATACCGTAGCAAACCAAATAATTTCTTGGGTCAACGAACCTACGAAGTATTCCTATTCATAAATGGATTACTTGGAACAATTCTTTTAGGGACTGCCGTGGCTACATTTTTCACAGGATCGATGTTCTCTGTCAACAAAATGAATTTGACCAATGTGGCAAACCCTGTAATATCATCGTGGGAAACACCTTGGCACGGTTTAGAGGCTGCTCTTAATATCCATAACCTTTCACTGGGTTTGACAGTTTTCTTCCTTGCTCGCACATTGGCAATTCTTTACTTTATGAATCACGTCAACCATGCTGCAATTTTTGAACGCTCCAAGAAGCAACTACTATACAATGCGTTGCCTTTCGTAGTGCTGTTTCTAACATTCACAATATGGTTGTTAGTTCGCGAGGGATTTGCAGTAGATCCAAATAATGGCACAGTATTCATGGAGAAGTACAAATACCTCCACAACCTAATACAGATGCCTGTTGTCTTGGTTGTGTTTTTGGCTGGTGTACTTCTAGTTTTATTTGGTATTGCAAAATCAATCTTGAGCACTTATACTAAGGGGATTTGGTTTTCGGGAATGGGAACTGTGCTAACCGTTTTGGCCTTGTTGCTTATTGCAGGCTGGAATAACACTGCGTACTATCCATCAACATTCAATCTGCAACACTCGCTAACCATATTCAACAGCTCGTCCAGCAAATTTACCCTTACAGTAATGAGTATTGTATCGTTACTTATACCTTTTGTTGTAGTTTACATATGGTATGCTTGGAAAAGCATCAATGTTAAGCAGATTGATGAGGATGAAATGAAATCAGAATCGCATGTTTACTAA
- a CDS encoding cytochrome c4, producing the protein METANALAKEGKVKVFRAGIWKPRSRPGSFEGAGEVGLKWLQKVKNETGLLVTTEVATAAHAQKVIEYGIDMVWVGARTTANPFSVDQLVAVLKDSNIPVLVKNPVTPDLELWIGAIERFYRAGITKLAAVHRGFYPYERSRLRNIPKWELAIDLKSRFPNLPVICDPSHIAGQAGLVQEIAQHSLDLSFDGLMVEVHPNPACALSDSKQQLTPSAFSELILRLVFHDSSSASEDFVDFLDQVRDKIDSIDQQIFELLANRMKLVEQIGEYKRDRNVTIIQLRRWESILQSRIECGKKLGLDEEYIKSLLQLVHKESIKKQAEIIRSKNNND; encoded by the coding sequence ATGGAAACAGCAAACGCCTTGGCCAAAGAGGGTAAGGTTAAGGTGTTTAGGGCTGGGATTTGGAAACCCCGCTCGCGACCAGGAAGTTTTGAGGGTGCTGGTGAGGTTGGTTTAAAGTGGTTACAAAAAGTTAAAAATGAAACAGGTTTGCTGGTTACCACCGAGGTGGCCACTGCTGCTCATGCCCAAAAGGTAATTGAATACGGGATCGATATGGTTTGGGTTGGAGCGCGTACCACCGCAAATCCTTTTTCTGTGGATCAATTGGTGGCCGTTCTGAAAGATTCTAATATTCCCGTTTTAGTAAAGAACCCTGTAACACCCGACCTAGAACTATGGATAGGTGCCATTGAGCGCTTTTACCGGGCAGGAATAACCAAACTTGCTGCTGTTCATCGTGGGTTTTATCCCTATGAGCGTTCTAGGTTGAGAAATATTCCCAAGTGGGAACTTGCTATCGATTTAAAAAGCCGTTTCCCAAACCTGCCGGTTATATGCGACCCTAGTCACATTGCGGGGCAAGCGGGGTTAGTTCAGGAAATTGCTCAGCACTCATTGGATTTATCGTTTGATGGTTTGATGGTTGAGGTTCATCCTAATCCGGCTTGTGCGTTAAGTGATTCAAAGCAACAGTTGACTCCTTCTGCTTTTTCGGAGTTGATATTGCGGTTAGTCTTTCACGATTCTTCCTCAGCAAGTGAGGATTTTGTGGATTTTCTTGATCAGGTTCGAGATAAAATAGATTCAATAGATCAGCAGATATTTGAACTGTTGGCTAATAGAATGAAGTTGGTTGAACAAATTGGAGAGTATAAGCGCGATAGGAATGTTACGATTATTCAACTTCGGAGATGGGAGAGCATTTTACAATCGAGAATTGAGTGCGGGAAAAAACTTGGTTTAGACGAGGAGTACATAAAAAGCCTGCTTCAATTGGTTCACAAGGAATCCATTAAAAAGCAGGCTGAAATTATTAGATCTAAAAATAATAACGACTAA
- the purS gene encoding phosphoribosylformylglycinamidine synthase subunit PurS, whose amino-acid sequence MKFHAEINVMPLKALLDPQGKAVNATLHGIGYNEVSNVRIGKHINLEIEAPTKEVALEKVTDICSKVLSNPVMEGFEFHLTEVKE is encoded by the coding sequence ATGAAATTTCACGCAGAAATCAACGTAATGCCTTTAAAGGCTCTACTGGATCCTCAGGGAAAAGCAGTTAATGCAACATTACATGGAATCGGATACAACGAGGTATCTAATGTTCGAATTGGGAAGCACATCAACCTAGAAATAGAAGCTCCAACCAAGGAAGTTGCCCTTGAGAAGGTTACCGACATTTGCTCTAAAGTACTTTCGAACCCAGTTATGGAAGGTTTCGAATTTCACTTAACCGAAGTAAAGGAATAG
- a CDS encoding CDP-diacylglycerol--serine O-phosphatidyltransferase: MPSPKNIIKHFPNAITLLNLVAGCFSIVASFEGQLELAGLFILIAGVFDFLDGFTARLIKAYTLLGKELDSLSDVVSFGVAPSMILFQLMKQSMGISQSEGMFNGHWMLAIPFVMAAFSSLRLGIFNIDERQTSSFIGLPTPANAFLIAGLVFGLDSNWSELYRIISTSSILIVVIVVIQSFLLVCELPMFSLKIKSLSPKIAYKQFILIGGAIALFIIFHKASLSLIILWYILLSIIFYIADKMFKND; this comes from the coding sequence ATGCCATCACCCAAAAACATCATCAAGCATTTTCCTAATGCAATAACACTGTTAAACCTTGTAGCAGGATGCTTTTCCATTGTAGCATCGTTCGAAGGGCAATTAGAGCTTGCCGGGTTGTTTATCCTTATAGCCGGAGTATTCGATTTTCTGGATGGTTTTACAGCCAGATTAATTAAAGCTTACACCCTTTTGGGAAAAGAACTAGACTCGCTTTCCGACGTGGTTAGCTTTGGGGTAGCTCCATCAATGATTCTTTTCCAGTTGATGAAGCAAAGTATGGGAATTTCCCAATCGGAGGGTATGTTTAATGGGCACTGGATGTTGGCAATCCCTTTCGTAATGGCAGCATTCTCATCGCTACGACTAGGAATATTCAATATTGATGAACGGCAAACCTCCTCGTTTATAGGCTTACCTACTCCAGCCAATGCATTTCTGATTGCTGGTTTAGTTTTTGGGCTGGACAGCAATTGGAGCGAACTTTACCGGATCATAAGCACATCGAGTATACTAATAGTTGTAATTGTAGTCATTCAATCCTTCCTGCTAGTGTGCGAATTGCCTATGTTCTCGCTAAAGATTAAATCGCTTAGCCCCAAAATTGCCTATAAACAATTTATACTAATTGGTGGTGCAATAGCTTTATTTATTATCTTCCACAAAGCATCGTTATCATTAATAATTCTATGGTACATCTTACTATCAATTATATTTTACATTGCTGATAAGATGTTTAAAAATGATTAG